In the genome of Caenorhabditis elegans chromosome IV, the window ttttttctcaaatttaatgACATCTTACGACTCATCACCCTCCCCTGGAATCACCAAACTGCTCTGAGTCTCCAAGTAAAAGTGTTCTTGACTACCAAGGCTTGATTCTCCTTCCAAAACTTTGTAAGAATGTACCAAACTTTCATTGACCAAATATTCACTTTTCCCAAAATGCCGAACTTTTCCGAGCAGTGATTTTGCTACGATAGCATCTTTCAATTCAACTAATGCTGGTAGTTCCTTATACTCCAACTTAACCAATTTTGCAGCACGTCTCGCCAGAAGAACATCGTTCGCAGCGATCACTCCGACCACTTGACCAACCGATTCTACCTGTCAAAAACACAAATAATTGAACTTATTGAACCCACGCTCACTTTCTTATCGGCAAATATAGTAGCGTCGTCTGGAAGGttcatatttgaaatttgaagaccAGGCGAGTTATTTCCAGGTACATCAGAAGCCCCAAAGAAACCGACAACACCTTCAAGCTTCAATGCTTCAGTAGCATCTATACTAAGTATTTCAGCATGCGGGACTGTAGAAAGTACAAAACCGAGATGAACAGGATCTGaaatcaataattgttttGGATTGCTTTTAATACAGTCGTACTATATGTTTGAATGTCGTTCACATAAAGAGCTTCCCCTGTAATTGCACGCTCGTTAAAATAGTTGGCAAGCGGCCTTCCAACGGATTTGCGTTCAGTTGGCTGAAATCaacaaatttaaagttttatttcagataGTTTCATTTCTACCTTGAAGTATTGAAGGTAATTTAATCCATCAACTGTTTCGGCTGTCTTTTCCacgtttttcataaatttggaGAGCCTCGTGAgagcaatttttatatttttgttctcaCCCATCCCACTCGTTTTACAAAGGTCAGGCacatccaaatttttcagggcAAAAATATGTTCTTCCAAGGAAGTCAGCCGCTTTGGTGGACCGCCAAGCCCAACGAAAATCCTGCTGATGTTGTTTCCAACAAGAGCAGCAAAGTTGAAGCTTGTGGAATCTTGTTCGCTGGTTTCGCCGAGTTTCAGGCAGAAAAGTTGACCAGtctaaagtttaaaaaaaaaaataatttgattctcgagtcaaaataaaataatttacaatAGAACTTGAGAAGACGGTATTGACTATTGTGTTAGTAGCGAACAACTTTTTCTCTACGAACTCTTCTATGTTCACTTGAGTGAGATCTCCTGAATCGGTGAGCAAAGTTAGCTTAGCGTTGAGCACATTGAACAGGAGCAGCAAGTCGCTAACAGATATTGAAGATTTGGCTCCAGAAACGATACCTCCAGTCCAGGTCTGAAACGAACTGTGATAGCTTGGTGAACAATTAATGCAAACTGAATGCTAATGTTACGAGACAAAGGAGACATAAGGTCACAATAGCTTAAACGAGCgattaatggaaattttcacGGTGGAACATCAGCAGTTTGAAACTGCAAACGCGCTTAACCGAACAAACGGTGGCACAGTCAGGTTGGGAATGtataaactttaaattgtctctgttcaaaaaacaacGGATTTTATTGCGgtcattttttatatgcagCGCACAACGCAATCTTAGAGAGTTTTTGAGACAGCAGAAAATATAGGTTTTTAGACTGAGTATCATGAAGGGGGTCATCTAGTTTTTGTGCTGCAAATGTGCTCTAAAAATAGGTGTAACACCGACGTTAATACAATACTCCgttctctgaaaaaactcACAGCAAAATTTGCAATCTGTGGAGAggagaatttttttataaatgcaTCGACTTCTTTCCCGATATTTTGGCTTAATGATCTGGAGAGGATGTCAgacatttctgaatttatgATTTGCTCCCAGGAAGAATTAAGTTACTTACTCTGAATATTTACCGCAGCACCAATCACCACGGTTTCTGGATTTTCAATGACCTCATTAAACTCTTTCACATATTTGGTTGTAATCCACTTTTGAGAAAACTCTTTTGGGTTACGGGTTGCtactgaaaaatgcatttaattTCTAGGCAACTGTGTAGCAAAATTCACTAAATCTAGTTATAAGCCCGGAAGAAATGACGGTTCGATCTTTTTTGAACTCTTTGAATTGCTCAATACTTTTTGGTAGTAGAAGCTCAATCCTGTCACCTTTAAGTGTAACTGGGTTTTCAGAGTCCACAAAGATCTGTAAAAAAAGTTCTTACTATTAGTATTTTTCTAAACCTTCAACATACTCTGAGCGAAGGCGGAAAAATGATTTCCTGCGAGGGATCATATTCTGGGAAATCATTGAACGAAGTGAGTTTTTCATACGCTTCGTCTTCACTGCTTAAATCTTTACAACATCCTGCTCCAGCTTTTTTACCCCCACAGCATCCTCCACCACTTGACGAGAAACTGTAAAGAGCTTCAAGAATCGGTCGGTATCCGGTGCATCTGCATAGATTAGCTCGGATCGCTGCATTTATTTGTTCAATCGTAGGGTTCGGATGATTACGGAGGAGCGCATATGCTGACATTACAAATCCGGGTGAGCAGAAGCCGCCTGAAGCCGAAAGTACTGGTTGAAGCATGTTTAATTGCTAAAGGTTGAACTGCCGCCTCAAGGATCTAAGGAATAGCGAGATCCGTTCTGGGTAAACCCTAGAGGCTGACTATGTGGGAAGACACGATTTCTCACAAAACCTACATTGCACCGCATGTCCTCTAGCCATTCTATCCTGAATCGGGTGAATCTTATCCCGACTTCCAACTCCTTCCACAGTAATCACAAAAGTCTTGTGAACATGAAACAATGGGACCAAACATGCATTGACTGCACTGTAGACTGCCTTGTTAAGAGAATCATCCCATGTACCAAGAACAACAGTACAAGATCCACAGACACCTTCTTCACAACCTAGCTTTGTTCCTCGAAGACCCACTGGAATATTACAACGTTAGGCAGATAACGTCATCATTTAAATAATTGTGACCTTACACTTGTTTCTCAAATAATACGCCAATGTTAGTTCGGGATCCACATTTTCTTCTTTAATATCTTTTCCATTCACATTGAAGAATATACCAGTAGGTGGCATCTGAAATCCGCTTAAAGAAATGACTGAATTCCAATTGACTCATTCGGGTGCATGATTAATACAAATAGGAAAAGATTAAGGAAAACAAGTTGGGGTTggtaaatatgttttttttttcaaataattttaactgTTACTTTAAGcgaattgttcaattttaaattggcaaaaaatgtaattaaaaCATGTAAGCATGTAAAGAACAAGTATGGGCGTTCAAGCGATAAGAGAATAATTGTAATCGAAAATCATGTTCTTGtaaataaaatgttgtttGTTATGGATATGGATACAACTCACAagtcaaattgaaatttgaatttccctctttttttgaaaaccatcaaaaagtttcaaaaataattcaaattctgaattcctacaaaaaaaattacagtatagtagacatcaggggtgggcggcattCGGTAAATTTATTTGCCGACAATGGCAAATTGCccgtttgccaatttgccggaaatctttACTTGTGGCAAATTGCCGTTAGTCGAAAATTTATGGAATCTCTTTAAACTGttcttttttgaagttttttcctcgttttttcaaaatattttcaaaaaattgcctcatttttctaaatagatatagaaaaattcatattatGCGTACAGTTTCGCagactaaaattgaaattctaaagcttcaaaaaagaatgtgcaaaacaacaatttgccttttttttcggcaaattcggctaatcggcaatttgccagtttgtcACCCACCGCTGGGTTACATAACATAACTTATACGGCAGAGTACGGCTATTGGGGAAAGAAAtactgaaactttaaaaatgtaaagcACAGGCGTCTTTTCGAACCcctacaattttgaaatatgaatataattaaaacataaaacaggtagaaaaatgttttttgatcgacgacttccaaaaaataggtatatttttgattcgacaacattgaaaaactattaatCATTTCCCTAATGAAGAGAGTCAATGAGCAAATAATATCAAACAACCCTTCGTCAAAAATCATGCTCGCATTATCAGAGTAGAAAGAAAATGGCAACATTAATACAGTCTTTGGTATCTATGCAAACAGTTTCGCAACATTGATGATAACAGACCTATAActtacagaaaaaaagatgGAGCATGTCAATTCTGAAAGTGTTTCTAGTTAAAAAACGGGTTTCATACTGTCTACTTCAAATTGATATacaattgttttctaaaaatttacaattttttttacaagactattcacaaattaaaacacaaaaaaaacattgcagtcgagtaaaaatattaaaatctaGTAGACAACATTGAAGAAATATTTTCCTGTCGTTTTCTGcatctgaaactttgaaatttcaaaattatttttagttttttttcttaaaaaccaaCCTTTTCGGTATAAATTCCTTTCGCAATTTTGAGCTACTCACTAGTAAGCTCCACGGAGAACTGATGCACATTATTTCCGTAGTGAAGAACCTGGGAAAATGAAATGTTCGTAACTTTTTGatgtgaaattcaaattcaccATGTTTCAATTTGCGTATCCATCAATTTTAAGCTCGAAAGCTCcaagtttcacaaaaaacgGTGTTTGGTACGCAATCATTCTgcgtttgcgtacttttggcgctacagtgATCCGGAAGTTTTAAGATTCTCAGAATATGCTTTCAAATTGACAAGAGTtgtgaaatttagaatttggtagtaatttttcagtcattttcttcaaaacttcgGGATAAACTTcattattgttgtttttttgaaaatttttcatttaaaatcagTTTCGTGAATTTCGGTGTTTGGTACGCAATCGTGCGTACTCTTGACGCTACAGTAgccccaaaattttcaaatgcaagCTAGGGACTTCtcgttttttggaattccacTGAAATTTGACAGAGATTCTTGGATTGAAtgcaaatttggaaagttccagttccaaacttgaatttcagcaatttttctcaaatcctACCAAAGTTCCGTTCCAATATCCACCAGTTGAGGATTAGTGGAGAAATATAAAACCATTGTTTTTGCGAAATTTGGCACAAACAGaacaaatgagaaaaatgcacatttgaaaataattaggtCTGTTGGTGGGTTGAGATTTGAAGATTCCGATCGATTAATACTGAAGAATGTGTTTGACATCTGAAAGTAATACTgaatgaactgaaaattttaggtaAGAAGTTTGTATTCGCTGTTATTCAATTAGTCTTGTCGAataatttcagcttgaaaGCTCTCAGTAACCTATGGTGTTTGGTACGCAGTCACTTGGTTTTTGCGTACTTTTAGCGCTAGAGTaacctagaaatttttaaattaatgcTAGAAACacctggttttttttattttgacagAAAACGTTTAGTTTatgcatttcaaaatttattctcaaaagtttcaagtgtgtaaaaaaatttcgtttgaCTACAGGTGTAATTTCTTTTCGAAATATTCATTCTTgaactgacaaaatatattatttatgtttatattttttagatttggCATTACATTTTAAGTTATTAATGTGATTCCGGGAACATTTTGGTTTCTCTGCTCGAGCATGATGTATAATTAGAAGTTTTCTTCAATCTCtaggtgtttgcgtacttttgaagctacagtaacccacagTTTTCGGCAAAGTCTGCACCAAATGCACAAAAGTGATGAGATACAAAAATGAGCTGACCAGGAAGCAAAATATCGATAAAGTGAGGTCCTGGAGCACATCTagctagaaaaatttaaaagttaaaaaaatttcagacatgtCAGACTTTGATGAACTCCGGACTGGCGCGTAGAAACAATCCGCCAGAAGGGGCAGCGATGAGTGAGAAATTGTGATTTCCAGTGTAGAATAGTGGAATTAATACAATTGTTGGAGCCAGCCATTCAGATAAGTAAACTATTAGGATAAGGGTTGGAGACCagaactggaaaattttgaatgaaaggAAGTTGCGTAGAAAATTGGCGTTTAATTGTGGAGAGGGGGCAGAAATTCGACGGAAAGTAGgtagaaaattgatgaaaggTTACAGAAAGTTGCAGAAAATCGCAGAAGGtacaaaaagttgccaaaaagcTATAACAAGTTACAAGAAGATTTGAAATgctctcaaaaaattgccaaatagCTACAGAAAGTTGGATAACAGCTAcaacaagtttcaaaaaattataaaatgctGGCAAAATCTTCATAAAATTGTGAAGAAGGTACAGAGTTACagaaattacagaaaattaaaaaaagctaCAAACAGTCACATACAgttataataaattttcaaaaaagctacagaaagttacaaaaaattaccaagaacgcacaaaaatgccaaaaagcTACTTCATAAATCAACGACATGGCTCTTCACTTCTCCCGGATGCTCAATGGATTCCTCCTGAAGCTGCTGGGCTCAATGGTCAGCACACTGCAATGATGAAGCTGCTGCTGGATGCTCTTGCATGACTGGTCATCACGATGCACATATGGAACATCTGCTCCTGCTCGGACTCATACAATCATCAAACAACTAGCCACTTGTGGAGAACATAAAGTCGAAGTGATCTTTGTGAGAAAATGgttgttttaaataaattttattttctccaaaaaaaaaatagctacaGAAAGTTGGTAAGAAGCTACGAAATTAACAAGCAAATTTCACAGGACATTGACCTAAAGAGCTCAACATTTGACCAATATATATGGAAAATTCTATTAAAAGTTCACAGAAAATTACACCAATTTCTCATAAAGCCGAAATGTACCTTTACATGATTCCTAAACCGAAATATCTCGGAGCACCGATTGACGGCAACTACCGTATACCCTAGGAACATGGCATTTTTGATAACTGTCAATGAAAACCACAACAGCTGAGGAATCCAATGATCGTTTGCTGCTTCGAATAGGTTATGAACTCGGTATTTGCGTGGGCGAGCAACCAGCTCCACGTATAGGAACATAAGGAGGTCCGTGATAGCCTAAAATTCTaggggttttttaaatttgctcAATGGGAAAATGGACCGATGCAGCATGATTCTAAGGCACTGTCCCAAGAAGAAACCTCTCAACTTACATGCATCCTGATAATCAAGAAAAACGAcgatttgaaaacattttttcttaattgGTGAATAATATACAAAACCCGCAGGTacaaaaacacagaaaaccAGCATATCGGAATAAATATCAAATGACTTATTGGGAGTAGACTTAGATTTATGGAGAGCGGCATTTTTAGGACATCAACCAAAAACACGTGTCATTCCAAGAAGATATGAAGAATGGtgggaaaataagaaaagttgagagagaaaatttgagagaTTGAGAGAGGGTGAGCAGGTGATTTTTGTGTTGTGttggggaaaattggaaaaaggaaAGTAAAGTATTAAACAAGATGGCAACAAACATTAATTTCAACGTTTGACGAGACCAGTTTGTTTCACATGATCCCGAGGAATATCATTGTTCTGACTAAAATTGTTGTGTAACTATACAAAATTCATatacaaatacaaaaattgcgaGAACGgaatattttctcattccCGCATCCAGGAcaagattttcggaaaatttgaatagccGAATATATTAGCTAACAATGTATGGGTCTCTTCATCGCTTAACACTATTTCCTCGTGGCTCGCTTCCGCAGGATACCTGCCGCGAGTCAACTTGCCTGTCAGGCGGCTAGCCCCTTCCTTGCTCTTCTCATCGTTTAGCATTTCTACTATAATTTGAATTATCCCAAATGGATAAAGTTCCTTTTCAAATCTTGAATCTACCACCTAGACAGCTGAGAAATGCTTTGAAATCGATGGATCTGTTATCTTTGTGAGTTCGAAATTAAATCCAAAACGATgaactgtaattttaaattatttggtaAACAAGTCTAGATTCGTTAATTCgactaattaaaaaattttgagtaacctttttgacagaaaatgccagtaaaaaattatctatgcaaataaaaaatggtttttgttatttttagaacatgatttattttcagaatctgtCTCTCCTTCACGTctggaaactcaaaaatccTTCGTTTTCACAGATCCATCAAACCGTGATCGTATTTTTGCGGGAATGTTTAATAACCcacattcatttttgaatggtGTACTGCCAACCGTCAGCAAATGCACTCCAACTCAATTCCGATGAGTTAATCCGAAATTGAAGGTGAATGAATTTGTGATACATTTGTATATTCCATCAACGAGTGGTTGATGAGGTCTACCTCAACAAGAACAGTTTTCGGTGGATACAAAAAGAGCTGCACGGATTGGAATTCCAATGTCTTCACTTAAAACCATTTAAAAGGAGTActtcaaatctgaaaatgctgaaatcaAATGCTGAGCAAATCGTCTTTAAAGGGTATCCATTACCCGacaattcaattcaaacttATCAAGAAGTTCAAGAAACCTTTCAACACAATcttaaaattcttgaaatccCATCCAACTATCCTCTAACTCTTAATGATTTATTGATCATCAATTGTTGTATTTTACGAGTCAAATGCATACTGACTCCAAACGTACTGAACTTATTCATAAA includes:
- the F15E6.6 gene encoding Xanthine dehydrogenase (Confirmed by transcript evidence) is translated as MPPTGIFFNVNGKDIKEENVDPELTLAYYLRNKLGLRGTKLGCEEGVCGSCTVVLGTWDDSLNKAVYSAVNACLVPLFHVHKTFVITVEGVGSRDKIHPIQDRMARGHAVQCGFCSPGFVMSAYALLRNHPNPTIEQINAAIRANLCRCTGYRPILEALYSFSSSGGGCCGGKKAGAGCCKDLSSEDEAYEKLTSFNDFPEYDPSQEIIFPPSLRIFVDSENPVTLKGDRIELLLPKSIEQFKEFKKDRTVISSGLITRFIATRNPKEFSQKWITTKYVKEFNEVIENPETVVIGAAVNIQKMSDILSRSLSQNIGKEVDAFIKKFSSPQIANFATWTGGIVSGAKSSISVSDLLLLFNVLNAKLTLLTDSGDLTQVNIEEFVEKKLFATNTIVNTVFSSSITGQLFCLKLGETSEQDSTSFNFAALVGNNISRIFVGLGGPPKRLTSLEEHIFALKNLDVPDLCKTSGMGENKNIKIALTRLSKFMKNVEKTAETVDGLNYLQYFKPTERKSVGRPLANYFNERAITGEALYVNDIQTYNPVHLGFVLSTVPHAEILSIDATEALKLEGVVGFFGASDVPGNNSPGLQISNMNLPDDATIFADKKVESVGQVVGVIAANDVLLARRAAKLVKLEYKELPALVELKDAIVAKSLLGKVRHFGKSEYLVNESLVHSYKVLEGESSLGSQEHFYLETQSSLVIPGEGDESIVHCSTQGTSFTQLMVAETMKIPAHKIIVKTKRMGGAFGGKLNNASWIACICSVVAKKLNRPTYGYLSREEDLAITGKRHGVYTKYRVGINSDGKVQGIHHQAWLNGGWSKDHTEGVTMVMGQFVDDVYNMGTVRYDGYPVKTNTNSNTAFRGYGNPQAKLVSEGVMRRIAREVGKSTEEVKKLNFAFEGEKRYLSGNIYSDAHIECWEYCTRWSDFEKRKETIENFNKTSKIVKRGIAMSSVRLALSHPGPPGHGVASLMINLDGSIQLSIGGTEMGQGLNQKMLQVCSEALKRPIDTITIVDCSTDKITNAPETGASHNADTNGLAVLACCERIMSRLQPIIDKNDGDWEKSIRDAYGAYVPLQCTEYGSVDREKLSIGEFEYPYNTTGACAVEMEVDTMTGYNRLLRVDIVMDVGESLNPAIDIGQIEGAFMQGYGLVTCEKITFNKETGQLNQNSAGQYKIPKSSDVPKDFRVKLLGINKANGAKVYSSKGIGEPPLMMSCGAVHSCIMNCIDDWRKENGIDKFVDTISPLSADKIQELCSCNN
- the srv-4 gene encoding Serpentine Receptor, class T (Confirmed by transcript evidence), with protein sequence MPLSINLSLLPISHLIFIPICWFSVFLYLRVLYIIHQLRKNVFKSSFFLIIRMHAITDLLMFLYVELVARPRKYRVHNLFEAANDHWIPQLLWFSLTVIKNAMFLGYTVVAVNRCSEIFRFRNHVKFWSPTLILIVYLSEWLAPTIVLIPLFYTGNHNFSLIAAPSGGLFLRASPEFIKLDVLQDLTLSIFCFLVSSFLYLITFVHLVQTLPKTMSNTFFSINRSESSNLNPPTDLIIFKCAFFSFVLFVPNFAKTMVLYFSTNPQLVDIGTELWFFTTEIMCISSPWSLLVSSSKLRKEFIPKRCRKRQENISSMLSTRF
- the srv-4 gene encoding Serpentine receptor class gamma (Confirmed by transcript evidence) encodes the protein MPLSINLSLLPISHLIFIPICWFSVFLYLRVLYIIHQLRKNVFKSSFFLIIRMHAITDLLMFLYVELVARPRKYRVHNLFEAANDHWIPQLLWFSLTVIKNAMFLGYTVVAVNRCSEIFRFRNHVKFWSPTLILIVYLSEWLAPTIVLIPLFYTGNHNFSLIAAPSGGLFLRASPEFIKMCSRTSLYRYFASWSAHFCISSLLCIWCRLCRKLCQTHSSVLIDRNLQISTHQQT